Proteins from a single region of Pseudomonas phenolilytica:
- a CDS encoding enoyl-CoA hydratase/isomerase family protein yields MSETERPVLAAVRNHIGHLTLNRPAGLNAVNLEMVRLLDQQLRAWAVDPAIHAVVLRANGEKAFCAGGDIRSLYDSFKRGDTEHETFFEEEYALDQYIHAYPKPLLALMDGFVLGGGMGLVQGAALRVITERVRMGMPEVGIGYFPDVGGSYFLSRLPGELGTYMGVTGLPIRAADALHAGLADWCISHEQIAELDRCLDHMSWSIHPQEALRTLVATLGTNRLPGSELKALHQAIDEHFGQHDVAAIRASLAAETRSEFSDWAEETLKVLDSRSPLAMCVTREMLRRGRDLPLAECFALELHLDHQWFAQGDIMEGVRALIIDKDKSPRWNPPTLAEVTPERVQAFFAGFKTVSGKTRRSATA; encoded by the coding sequence ATGAGTGAAACCGAACGCCCCGTGCTGGCGGCCGTGCGCAACCACATCGGCCACCTCACCCTCAACCGCCCGGCCGGGCTCAACGCAGTGAACCTGGAGATGGTGCGCCTGCTCGACCAGCAGTTGCGTGCGTGGGCGGTCGATCCGGCAATTCACGCCGTGGTGCTGCGCGCCAACGGCGAGAAGGCCTTCTGCGCCGGCGGCGACATCCGCTCGCTGTACGACAGCTTCAAGCGCGGCGATACCGAGCACGAGACCTTCTTCGAGGAGGAATATGCCCTCGACCAGTACATCCACGCCTACCCCAAGCCGCTGCTGGCGCTGATGGACGGCTTCGTCCTCGGCGGCGGCATGGGCCTGGTGCAAGGCGCTGCGCTGCGGGTGATCACCGAACGGGTGCGCATGGGCATGCCGGAAGTCGGCATCGGCTATTTCCCGGATGTCGGCGGCAGCTATTTCCTCTCGCGTCTGCCCGGCGAGCTGGGCACCTATATGGGCGTGACCGGCCTGCCGATCCGCGCGGCCGACGCGCTGCATGCCGGCCTGGCCGACTGGTGCATCAGTCACGAGCAGATCGCCGAGCTGGATCGCTGCCTCGATCACATGAGCTGGAGCATCCATCCACAGGAGGCGCTGCGCACGCTGGTGGCGACCCTTGGTACCAACCGCCTGCCCGGCTCCGAGCTGAAGGCCCTGCACCAGGCCATCGACGAGCATTTCGGCCAGCACGACGTAGCGGCCATTCGCGCTTCGCTGGCCGCCGAAACCCGCAGCGAGTTCAGCGATTGGGCCGAGGAAACCCTCAAGGTGCTCGACAGCCGCTCGCCGCTGGCGATGTGCGTCACGCGGGAGATGCTGCGTCGTGGTCGCGACCTGCCGCTGGCCGAGTGCTTCGCCCTGGAATTGCATCTGGATCACCAGTGGTTCGCCCAGGGCGACATCATGGAAGGCGTGCGCGCGCTGATCATCGATAAGGACAAGTCGCCACGCTGGAATCCGCCGACGCTGGCCGAAGTCACCCCCGAGCGGGTACAGGCATTTTTCGCCGGCTTCAAGACCGTCTCCGGCAAAACCCGACGCAGCGCCACGGCCTGA
- the mmsB gene encoding 3-hydroxyisobutyrate dehydrogenase has translation MHIGFIGLGNMGAPMARNLLKAGYALSVFDLNDAAVRELVQAGALPAESPGAIARGNADAIITMLPAAPHVRSVYLGDDGLIQNVRPDVLLIDSSTIDPHSARDVAAVAAQHGNPMLDAPVSGGTGGAAAGTLTFMVGGSTADFARARPILEAMGKNIIHCGDSGNGQVAKVANNMLLGISMIGVAEAMALGVALGMDAKTLAGVINTSSGRCWSSDTYNPFPGVLENVPASRGYSGGFGTDLMLKDLGLATEAAKQARQPVILGALAQQLYQAFSAQGHGGLDFSAIINQYRKDSTHE, from the coding sequence ATGCATATCGGATTCATCGGGTTAGGCAACATGGGCGCACCGATGGCGCGCAACCTGCTCAAGGCCGGCTACGCGCTCAGCGTGTTCGACCTCAACGACGCCGCAGTGCGCGAGCTGGTTCAAGCGGGTGCGCTGCCAGCCGAATCGCCGGGCGCCATCGCCCGCGGCAACGCCGACGCCATCATCACCATGCTGCCTGCCGCGCCTCACGTGCGCAGCGTCTACCTGGGCGACGACGGACTGATCCAGAACGTGCGCCCCGACGTCCTGCTGATCGACAGCTCGACCATCGACCCGCACAGCGCCCGCGACGTCGCCGCGGTGGCCGCCCAGCACGGCAACCCGATGCTCGATGCGCCGGTCTCCGGCGGCACCGGCGGCGCGGCCGCCGGCACCCTGACCTTCATGGTCGGCGGCAGCACGGCGGACTTCGCGCGCGCCCGGCCGATACTCGAGGCCATGGGCAAGAACATCATCCACTGCGGCGATAGCGGCAACGGCCAGGTGGCCAAGGTCGCCAACAACATGCTGCTGGGCATCTCCATGATCGGCGTGGCCGAAGCCATGGCGCTGGGCGTAGCACTGGGCATGGATGCCAAGACTCTGGCGGGGGTGATCAATACCTCCAGCGGTCGCTGCTGGAGTTCGGACACCTACAACCCGTTCCCCGGCGTATTGGAGAACGTGCCGGCTTCGCGCGGCTACAGTGGCGGTTTCGGCACCGACCTGATGCTCAAGGACCTGGGTCTGGCCACCGAAGCCGCCAAGCAGGCGCGCCAACCAGTGATTCTCGGCGCGCTGGCCCAGCAGCTCTACCAGGCCTTCAGTGCACAGGGCCACGGCGGCCTGGACTTCTCCGCGATCATCAATCAGTACCGCAAGGATTCCACCCATGAGTGA
- a CDS encoding enoyl-CoA hydratase → MTFETLLVDIQDRVALITLNRPQALNALNSQLISELNSALGQLEADHEVGCIVLTGSAKAFAAGADIKEMADLNYPQIYLDDFFAEADRIASRRKPLIAAVAGYALGGGCELALLCDMIYAADNASFGQPEINLGVLPGIGGTQRLTRAVGKAKAMDLCLTGRQMDAQEAERAGLVARIFPQESLLEETLKAARVIAEKSLPATMMVKESVNRAFETTLAEGIRFERRVFHAVFATADQKEGMAAFAEKRKPEFKNR, encoded by the coding sequence ATGACATTCGAAACCCTGCTCGTCGACATCCAGGATCGCGTCGCGCTGATCACCCTGAACCGCCCGCAGGCACTCAACGCCTTGAACAGCCAGCTGATCAGCGAGCTGAACAGCGCCCTCGGCCAGCTCGAGGCCGATCATGAGGTCGGCTGCATCGTGCTCACCGGCTCGGCCAAGGCCTTCGCCGCTGGTGCCGACATCAAGGAAATGGCCGACCTCAACTACCCGCAGATCTACCTCGACGACTTCTTCGCCGAGGCGGACCGCATCGCCAGCCGGCGCAAGCCGTTGATCGCCGCGGTGGCCGGCTACGCACTGGGCGGCGGCTGCGAGCTGGCGCTGTTGTGCGACATGATCTACGCCGCTGACAACGCCAGCTTCGGCCAGCCGGAAATCAACCTCGGCGTGCTGCCGGGCATCGGTGGCACCCAGCGTCTGACCCGCGCGGTGGGCAAGGCCAAGGCCATGGACCTGTGCCTGACTGGCCGCCAGATGGACGCCCAGGAAGCCGAGCGCGCCGGCCTGGTGGCGCGCATCTTTCCGCAGGAAAGTCTGCTGGAGGAAACCCTGAAAGCCGCCCGGGTGATCGCCGAGAAGTCGCTGCCGGCCACCATGATGGTCAAGGAAAGCGTCAACCGCGCCTTCGAAACCACGCTGGCCGAAGGCATCCGCTTCGAGCGCCGGGTCTTTCACGCGGTGTTCGCCACCGCCGACCAGAAAGAAGGCATGGCGGCGTTCGCCGAGAAGCGCAAGCCGGAGTTCAAGAACCGCTGA